acggcagtgccacatataagttgcactatcattattaactttgcatcttttggcttcaatattatgaatatgtgtattactacgatcgagattcaataaaccattcaccttgggtgtatgacctcagaaggttttattcatgtaaatagaataacaattattttttgacttaaatgaataactatattgcaataaacatgatccaatcatatgctcaacgtaaacaccaaataacatttattttaggttcaacactaatcccgaaggtaaagggagtgtgcgatggtgatcttatcaaccttggaatcacttccaactcacatcatcacctcgcccttaactagtctatgtttattttgcaactcccgtttcgagttattactcttagcaactgaaccagtatcaaatactgaggggtttctataaacactagtaaagtacacatcaataacatgtataacaaatatacttttgttcactttgccatccttcctatccgccaagtatctagggcagttccacttccagtgaccatttcctttgtagtagaagcactcagttccaggcttgggtccagctttaggcttcttcatgggagcagcaacttgcttgctattcttctttgaagttcctcattgtttccctttgcccttttcttgaaactagtggtctttttaaccatcaacacttgatgctatttcttgatttctaccttcgccgatttcagcatcgtgaagagcttgggaattactttcgtcatcccttgcatatcatagttcatcactaagttctagtaacttggtgatagtgattagagaactttgtcaattactatcttatctggaagattaactcccacttgattcaagtaattgtagtacccatacaatttgagcacatgctcactggttgagctattctcctccatcttgtaggcaaagtactgtcagaggtctcctacctctcgacacgggcatgagtatgaaataccaatttcaactcttagcacATCTTATatactctgtggcattcaaaaacatttttaaagtcccggttctaagccgtaaagcatagtgcactaaactattaagtagtcatcataccgagatttgtcaaacgttcataacgtctgcatttgctcctgcaatagttatgtcacctagcagtgcatcaatgacataattcttctgtgcagcaacgaggataatccttagatcacggatccaatccgcatcattgctactatcatctttcaacatagttttctctaggaacatatcataaataaaacagggaagctatacgtgagcaattgatctacaacatagatatgcaaatactatcgggactaagttcatgataaatttaagtttaatcaatcatattacttaagaactcccacttagatagacatccctctaatcatctaagtgatcatgtgatccatatcaactaaaccatgttcgatcatcacgtgagatggagcagttttcagtggggaacatcactatgttgatcatatctactatatgattcacgcttgacctttcggtctcagtgttccgaggctatatctggatatgctaggctcgtcaagtttaacccgagtattctgcatgtgcaaaactggcttgcacccgttgtatgtgaacgtagagcttatcacacccgatcatcacgtggtgtcttagcacgaagaactgtcgcaatggtgcatactcagggagaacacttgtaccttgaaatttagtgagagatcatcttataatgctaccgccgaaataagcaaaataagatgcataaaggataaacatcacatgcaatcaaatataagtgatatgatatggccatcatcatcttgtgccttcgatctgcatctctaaagcaccgtcatgatcaccatcgtcaccggcttgacaccatgatctccatcatctcaatctttatcaacgtgtcgtcacatggtcatctcgccatctattgcttttgcaactactgctatcgcatagcgataaagtaaagcaattatatggcgcttgcatcttatgcaataaagaaacaaccataaggctcctgccagttgccgataactttaacaaaacatgatcatctcatacaacaatttatatctcatcatgtcttcaccatatcacatcacaatatgccctgcaaaaacaagttagacgtcctctactttgttgttgtaagttttacgtggctgctacgggttgagcaagaaccgttcttacctacgcatcaaaaccacaatgtggtatagtgattgctttttgatcttaaaaaagaaccatgttcattgaatctgattcaactaaagttggagaaacagacacccactagccacctgtgtgcgaagcacgttgatagaaccagtctcgcgtaagcgtacgcgtaatgtcagtctgagccgcttcatccaacaataccgctaaatcaagaatcaactagtgaaggcaagcaatatgtatatacccacgccgacaactcctttgtgttctactcgtgcatataacatctacgcatagacctggctcggatgccactgttcgggaacgcagtaatttcaaaaaaaaatcctacgcacacgcaagatccatctaggtgatgcatagcaacgagaggggagagtgttgtctacgtaccctcgtagcccgtaagaggaagcattatgataacgcggttgatgtagtcgaatgtcttcacgatccgaccgatcctagcaccgaaggtacggcacctccgcggtctgcacacgttcaactcggagacgtcccgcgaactctagatccagctgagtgtcgagggagagtttcgtcagcacgacggcgtgatgacggtgatgatgaagctaacggaacagggcttcgcctaagcactacaacgatatgaccgaggtggattatggtggaggggggtaccgcacacggctaagacaattgtcaacttgtgtgtctatggggtgccccctccctcgtatataaaggagtggaggagggggaggggccaactgctacctcttgagcactgcgttggttttaccttgaagaggaaagggtgatgcagcaaagtagcgtaagtatttccctcattttttgagaaccaagctatcaatccagtaggaggccacgcacgattccctcgcacctacacaaacaaataaaatcctcacaaccaacgcaataaaggggttgtcaatcccttcacggtcacttacgaaagtgagatctgatagatatgataagatagtatttttggtatttttatgataaagatgcaaagtagagaaagcaaaataaacggaaaaggaaatagcttgttgacgaaagatcaatatgatggaaaatagacccgagggccataggtttcactagtggcttctctcgagagcataagtattatggtgggtaaacaaattactgttgagcaattgacagaattgagcatagttatgagaatatctaggtatgatcatgtatataggcatcacgtccgagacaagtagaccgactcctgcctgcatctactactattactccacacatcgaccgctatccagcatgcatctagagtattaagttcaaaagaatagagtaacgctttacgcaagatgacatgatgtagagggataaactcatgcaatatgatataaacaccatcttgttatccttgatggcaacaatacaatacgtgccttgctgcacctactgtcactgggaaaggacactgcaagatttaacccaaagctaagcacttctcccattgcaagaaagatcaatctagtaggccaaaccaaactaataattcgaagagacttgcaaagataaccaatcatacataaaataattcagagaagattcaaatattgttcatagataaacttgatcataaacccacaattcatcggtctcaacaaacacaccgcaaaagaagattacatcgaatagttctccacaagagagggggagaattttgtattgagatccaaaaagagagaagccatctagctaataactatggacccgaaggtctgaagtaaactactcacacttcatcggagaggctatggtgttgatgtagaagctcttcgtgatcgataccccctccggcggagctccggaaaaggccccaatatgggatctcatgggtacagaaagttacggcggtggaattagggttttggctccgtatctggtagtttggggtacgtgggtatatataggaggaagaagtacgtcggtgaagcaaggtgggccccacgagggtggagggcgcgcttggggggggagggggggtaggcacgccccctaccccgtgccctcctggttgctttcttgacgtagggtccaagtcctctggatcatgttcgttccgaaaattgcgttcccgaaggtttcattccgtttggactccgtttgatattctttttccgcgaaactctaaaataggcaaaaacaacaattctgggctgggcctccggttaataggttagtccctaaaataatataaaagtgtataataaagcccaataatgcccaaaacaggatataatatagcatggaacaatacaaaattatagatacgttggagacgtatcaccggccttctatggcgcgcccaagggagtcctactcccaccgggagtaggacccccccccccttccctagttggattaggagaggaaggaagggggagagagggggaaaggaaaggggggtggcaccccacccaattcggattgggcttggggggcgccccctcctaggattccttctcttctctcccactatggcccaataaggcccatatacttcccgggggctccggtaacctctcggtactccagtatattcccgaactcacccggaaccattccaatgtccaaacataggcttccaatatatcgatctttatgtctcgaccattttgagactcctcgtcatgcccgtgattacATCCGAGAcactgaacaacctttggtacatcaaaacacataaactcataaaaccgatcgtcaccgaacgttaagcgtgcggaccctataggttcgagaactatgtagacatgaccgagagtcatcttcggtcaataaccaatagcggaacctggatgctcatattggttcctacatattctacgaagatatttatcagtcaaaccgcataacaacatatgttgttccgttccctttgtcatcggtattttacttgcccgagattcgatcgtcggtatctcaatacctagttcaatctcgttaccggcaagtctctttactcgtttcgtaatgcaacatcccataactaactcattagtcacattgcttgcaaggcttatagtgatgtgcattaccgagagggcttagagatacctctccgatacacggagtgacaaatcctaatctcgatctatgccaactcaacaaacaccatcggagacacctgtagagtatctttatagtcactcagttacgttgtgacgtttgatagcacactaagtgttcctccggtattcaggagttgcataatctcatagtcataggaacatgtataagttatggagaaagcaatagcagtaaactaaacgatcaaagtgctaagctaacggatggttcaagtcaatcacatcattctctaatgatgtgatctcgtttatcaaatgacaactctttgtccatggctaggaaacttaaccatctttgatcaacgagctagtcaggtagaggcatactagtgacgctatgtttgtctatgtattcacacatgtactaagtttccggttaatacaattatagcataaataataaacatttatcatgatataaggaaatataaataacaactttattattgcctctagggcatatttccttcaaaagaaaCACGTATTTCTGTCTCCTGCCAAGAGCCACTCCAACCTCGAGCGTTGCCTCCACATAATTTCCTCCCTGTGATATAACTCAACCAATTTCTCATTGATCTTCAGTTCAATACGTGACGGCGCTGTTCTAGACAGATCACTGCGCAAGCGGTCTAGCTCCAGTTTTAAGCTTTTAATTTCCTTCTATACTGATCCGAATGTACTTTTATTCCAGGAGCCTAGCTGCACCGATGCCCGTTTCAGCTTCGCTCTTAATTCTGCCATAAACTCCACCGGTTCTCCTCCTGCCCAGCTAGACACGATTGTATCTCTCCATGCCTCATGAGTTTCCCACATTAGCTCATACTTAAACTCCTTCTTGTGTTTCGGTGCCTCTCTCCCTTGAAACTCCAACAGGATGGGGTAGTGATCTGAAGTCGCTGATGTTAAGTGTTTTACATGTGCATTTGGAAACCTTTCACTCCATTCTGCAGAAGCCAGAGATCGATCTAATCGGACCTGGGTATAGCTTCCCCCTGTAACCTTCTTTTCAAATGTCCAGAAGTGGCCTTGATAGCCTATGTAcattaggatgcacacatcaatagcGTCTCGGAACCCCTGGATCTGAGCATTTCTTCTCTCACCTATACCCTGCTGCTCATCTGGACGTAGCACTTCGTTAAAGTCCCCGATACAGACCCACGGGAGGTCACTCAGGTTACTGATTCCCTTCAAAATGTCCCAGGATTTATACCTCATGTGAGTCTGCGCCTCTCCATAaggcccttcccagtgctccaccgtggacaggtgctaagcatgccacataagCGGAAAAATGACATGGCACATCATTTAAAGAGGGAAGAGAGCACTTTGGTGACCCCAAgaagaaccaatgccaagcgcgagaacctaggcaaaccacttaaatgaaacaatttgaccaatgcatgaaagactttaggtgttaactcattaaataaagtgtgcttagcaacaacaagttaagcacctatgcattggggagttgagttgctaaggtatttaatgcacttagcacctcatctaagcaccattgcaTTGGGAGAGGTCTAAAAAAGTGTCAACCTCCACGGATAACAACCTCGTTCCTCTACAGAGCAATCTATATGGTACACAGAAAAGCCAAGAGTCTCAATCTTTATTGTACGTATTATTCCAAAACAGCCCTAGTCCTCCACTTCTACCTTGACTACTAACATCATATCCATTGTCATAATCAATACTTCCAGCTAGATTTTCTACTCTTGATCTATCAATCTGAGTCTCAACAATATAGAAAAGGGTAGGGGCAAAATTGTTCGCATGTTGCGAAGTTCTCTAATTGTCGCAGCTTTGCCCGCGCCGCGACAGTTCCAGCTCAAGATACTCATTGTGCCTGGCGGCACTCCTCGAGGGAGCCCGCCGATGATGCGCACATTGTTTTCTCATTCATGTTTTCCTCCCCGGTCTTCAGTAACCCCGCAGCATCTGAAGCATCTTCCTTCCCCCCTTCTTCGGCCGCTTGTACTCTTTCCTAGGGGACACATATACTGGTGGGAGAGGAGGCACCGAAAGCTGTTCCCCTCCGGTCACCGACGCAAGGGCATCACTTGACTTTCCAGCCGACAAATCTGTTGTTGGGCTCGCAGCATTCTCGACTGAAAGGCGCTTGTTAGAAAGCTGATTACCATGGTTAACCACCACCGCGCCTGGGGAAGATACATCCCCCCCTACATTCTGTTCAGCTCCTCCTGAGGAGTTCACATCTTCTGTCTGCGTCGGTTGCCTGGCATTGAATCACCAGCTTTGATTAGGGTTGTAGGGTTCTCTCCCCCTTCCTCGTCCTCCTGCCCATTGGCCTGTTGCAATCATGAGATTAGACTGTCCTCCTGCCCATTGGTCTGTTGCAATCATGAGATCGGACTGGATAGCGACCCAGCCGTCTTTTTAAAAGATCAGCTCGCTTAGTATTTCTATTTTCTACCGGTTCTTTCTCCACGCAAAGACCCAAGCAGACAAGCCAAACTTCAGGAGATGCCGCGTGACAAAAGGATGCGACCCGGACAATGGAACAGAGGCGGCCTCAGGGTGCACAGGATACCAGTTCACAGGATAATACCATCCTCAAAAAAAAGATACTAATTCACAGGATACACACAGTACTATGCACATAAACACACCAGGCCTGCTCACTGATGGTATACACACACCGCACGCCAAAATTGCCGACGGAAAATACATACATGGACAGAAAGCTACAACAACCAACACCTCTCAGGGTGCACAGGGACTGTCGCCTCATCTCTAGGGTAAGAGGGTATATGGCTAAGCTATGTATGTATGGGAAGTGGAGGTTCAGACGGTGTTCCACTTGATCTCGAGCTGTAGCTTGCCGTTCCTGGAGTTGATGAGGTGGTACTTCTCGTTGATCCGCCCGTTGTTCACCACGTCCACCAGGTTTATGTTCACATGCCCCAACGACTCCTGCAAACCAAAACAACACACACAGAGAAGCTCCACCGGCGTCAGAGACTCGGAGGGAACGATGACCGGCAAAGACAAACTGTTAGGAAAGAAAAAGTGGGAGCAGCAAACCTGGGTGCGGAACGGGAGGAGCCTGCCGCGTCTGCTTCTGATCTCGATGTGGATCTTCTCGTCCATGGGGGCCTCGTCCACCACGAACTGGAACTCCTCATTCCACCTCGGATCTCGAGCCTTCCTGATCACCTGCAAGCAAGCCACGTAACATCCTTGAATGGGCAGCCGGCCATAGAATCTGCGACTGTGCTGTGGGTTTTGGTACATGGACTGCAAGTTTATATTCAGAGGAGGCACTTCCTAGATTAAAACAGACTGCTGCATTCAGTGTGTCTGTTTTAATCCAGTACCCGTTTCCTCTGAAATTTTTATGCACAGTTGTTTTCGTAGACAGGTCATCATTAGCAATGTGGCGCATTTTCTCAGTTAACCACCAGCACTTGGCGACTCCATGGACAGGATACAGTGAACTTATTCTGCAGCCCGCTCTGCAGTCTGAACGCTACTACTTCTGAACTCAGACATGGTTaacattttttttttcttttgagaatcCATGGTTAACATATTTGTAGGGTTATCTGCAACTTGCGAGTGCATCGATTCACAACCGTCAATACTCAGCAGCCCAGCACCTGTAAATTAATGGTGCTACACAGAGACCTGGCTAAGAAATCTGGCAACCTTCCCtctctaaaataaaataaaaattcagTTTCTGCAAGTTAACATGCAGTGTCTGTCCGAAGTACCATGCTGCTTCCATTCAGCTCTACATAATGGTATATTACTCTACTCTGGCTAAATATATTAAGCTATCATTTTCTCTTTACGAACTGTATACCTTTTGATCATTGTAATAATGCTACTAGTGGTAATGGTATGTAGTGGTTGCTCCAGGAAGGAACTGATATGGTAAACCATGTAACCAATAGAATGGCAAGTATGACACATAAAACAGAATGGATGTTTTAAGACAGTGATTTTTCATCATATACTAGCTTTTTCTGCAAACTGGAACTAATAAGATAGGTTTGAACTTAAGAAGCAGCTTTGCTAGGTTTGATAATGGTCattcaaaaaacaaaataaaacaatttCATGGAGGTAGCAGGATTAAAACTAACCTTGGTTTCCCTCTTTTCGCCCCTAAAAAGAACCACGGCATACGGATTAGTGTGGCGCTTCCCTTCGACATCTTCTGCGTTTTCGACCGAAACTAACAGCACCCCACCACCGTCCGGGACGTCCCTTTTCAGACTGATATTGCCTTCAACATCTGAAATTAGAGGACTCGTGCTGTTTTCCTCTCTGAAAGGATCAAATGTCAGTTCCACGACAAGCTTTCCTCTATTCTTCTTGTTTTGCTGATCATTTGGGTTCATGCTTCTGAGAAGATCTAGTGTGAACAGCTTGCTCTCGTAAGGGGTAAGCAAGCGGAGGGGAATTACTTGCACACCCATTTTATCATGCATTTTGACCTGCACAATCAGAACAGGAGAACTGGTTAGTATCTGACATCTCTGGCAAATTTACAAAGCAGAAAAAACATAGCAAATGGATTTTTTCGAAACAACAAGAAAACCTGTCTTCAGCACTATAGTGTGAGGGTTTAAGAAATACTTTTAAAAGGACAGAAGGTAATTAAGTTGCATACAGCATGCTAAACCTTTTCCCAATCAAACATCTGGAGCTCAAGGACTTGCGTCTCAGGATCCTTGACTACGAGCCTGAAATGTTCGTTCCATTCAGGATTCAGGTTGCTCATCTTAACAGAGGTTTTCTTCGAGGGCAGTCTCTCGCCACTCAGCCGAAGCTTGACATAGGGATCAGATTTCCCAAGCAAGTCCATCTTGGGAAGATTCATGGCACGAATTACCTTGACATTCAATACTCCCACTGGTTTCTTTGTAGCACCACTGCAGCATGATTCATTCGTATCAATAATTGATGCTCACATACATTGAACCGGAGAAAGTCATAGCCAAGAATAATGTTTGTTTCAACGGTAAGAAAGTGTATATATAGCACTTCAGCAATATAACTACCTTTCACCAAACAAAACAACCTATCGTTTAGCTACCCCACCGTTTCTTTCTTGAATAAAAGCAAATGCATATCTGTTTATGCCAAACCCAAGGATCACTATTGAAGGTTTCGATACTAAAATTTCACCCCTCCAGATTTAATGTTATTTCCAAATATGTGGGGTATATATAGGTTTTAAGAATAATGTGTTTCGAATATAATGACTCATGTATCAATATAACTGAAGATAATCAAGGGGCTTGAATTCATATTTATCTTCATGTCATCATATGGAAGGACGAAATCGATATGCAACTTAGTCTATTTTTAACGTCAGACACTGTTAACTTTATATCAGCAGAGGGATATTCAACTTGATATATATATCATAATTTGAACGACGGTAGATACTTGTTCAGATATCATTAGAGAATATCACCTTGCTCCATCTAAAATGGGAACTTCTATAACCTTAGGCCAATGATACATGATTGCAATTTGCTTTGATATTTGCTCCTGCGAGATAGAAATAATATAGGTAACTAAGTAAGTCCAAAAGGCCCCGAGTATATATACCAACAGTAATGAGGTAGTGATTATGAAATTATTCAGGAACTTTTAATTCAATGTCCACCCAGTAAAATTATGTAAAGGATAGAATAGCAAGTACCTGGATAAACCGATACAAGCCAGGAATTGCCATGACATCTCCACCCAGTAATTTCAATCCAAAGTCAACATGCGGCTTCATACAGCAGTTAAGTCAGTTTTTCAGTGAAGCTTTTAGGAACCTAGTTGATTGCTGCTTGCAAACATGATAGAAGGCATGTGCACATCTGCACAGCAAAGAAACAGATTTATACCTTCTCCATTAGTGATACACACAAGCTGGCAAAGCAGGGAAAGCTTGGCACAAGTGGCTTCAGAGTCACACGTGGTGTCAGCATTACGTGCAAATCCAAAAGCTGAAAATAGCAATATGATCAAGTCAGAGATCTTGCATAATGAAAAGTATCTAAACATGTTGTCTGTATAATGCAGCGAGGGACAAAACTAACCTGTGCGGACAATTTGAAAGAATGCACCTTCACATCCACAGTTACATTTGCTATGCTAGCCCACCGAATCACAGGTTCGATTACCAGTTCTTTTTCTCGCATTTCATAAACTTTAATTCCTGTTTGTTCAAACAAGGAAATGTAAAGGGAGATCATCAGACCAAGCATCTTAAATCTAAGTGACGATCAGAAGCCTTTGGGAATACAAAAGGTTGGAACTGAAGTAAAACAATCCTTTAATGCACGGCTTAAATAAAATATATAACAACAGAAGTATGAAATGCATATCCCAATT
This portion of the Triticum dicoccoides isolate Atlit2015 ecotype Zavitan chromosome 7A, WEW_v2.0, whole genome shotgun sequence genome encodes:
- the LOC119332217 gene encoding synaptotagmin-3-like isoform X2, giving the protein MGLVGGILGFGLGLAAACLVYLRFLAPRRRPQDPVIRPLRDLDHETLQMMVQDIPLWVKYPDYERIDWMNKFICDMWPFLDKAICKIIRGVAKPICDQYVGKYGIESIEFGNLTLGALPPTLQGIKVYEMREKELVIEPVIRWASIANVTVDVKVHSFKLSAQLLDLHVMLTPRVTLKPLVPSFPCFASLCVSLMEKPHVDFGLKLLGGDVMAIPGLYRFIQEQISKQIAIMYHWPKVIEVPILDGASGATKKPVGVLNVKVIRAMNLPKMDLLGKSDPYVKLRLSGERLPSKKTSVKMSNLNPEWNEHFRLVVKDPETQVLELQMFDWEKVKMHDKMGVQVIPLRLLTPYESKLFTLDLLRSMNPNDQQNKKNRGKLVVELTFDPFREENSTSPLISDVEGNISLKRDVPDGGGVLLVSVENAEDVEGKRHTNPYAVVLFRGEKRETKVIRKARDPRWNEEFQFVVDEAPMDEKIHIEIRSRRGRLLPFRTQESLGHVNINLVDVVNNGRINEKYHLINSRNGKLQLEIKWNTV
- the LOC119332217 gene encoding synaptotagmin-3-like isoform X1, coding for MGLVGGVLGFVLGLPLGLTAAYLVYLRFVAPRRRLQDPVIRPLRDLDHETLQMMVQDIPLWVKYPDYERIDWMNKFICDMWPFLDKAICKIIRGVAKPICDQYVGKYGIESIEFGNLTLGALPPTLQGIKVYEMREKELVIEPVIRWASIANVTVDVKVHSFKLSAQLLDLHVMLTPRVTLKPLVPSFPCFASLCVSLMEKPHVDFGLKLLGGDVMAIPGLYRFIQEQISKQIAIMYHWPKVIEVPILDGASGATKKPVGVLNVKVIRAMNLPKMDLLGKSDPYVKLRLSGERLPSKKTSVKMSNLNPEWNEHFRLVVKDPETQVLELQMFDWEKVKMHDKMGVQVIPLRLLTPYESKLFTLDLLRSMNPNDQQNKKNRGKLVVELTFDPFREENSTSPLISDVEGNISLKRDVPDGGGVLLVSVENAEDVEGKRHTNPYAVVLFRGEKRETKVIRKARDPRWNEEFQFVVDEAPMDEKIHIEIRSRRGRLLPFRTQESLGHVNINLVDVVNNGRINEKYHLINSRNGKLQLEIKWNTV
- the LOC119332217 gene encoding synaptotagmin-3-like isoform X3, translated to MMVQDIPLWVKYPDYERIDWMNKFICDMWPFLDKAICKIIRGVAKPICDQYVGKYGIESIEFGNLTLGALPPTLQGIKVYEMREKELVIEPVIRWASIANVTVDVKVHSFKLSAQLLDLHVMLTPRVTLKPLVPSFPCFASLCVSLMEKPHVDFGLKLLGGDVMAIPGLYRFIQEQISKQIAIMYHWPKVIEVPILDGASGATKKPVGVLNVKVIRAMNLPKMDLLGKSDPYVKLRLSGERLPSKKTSVKMSNLNPEWNEHFRLVVKDPETQVLELQMFDWEKVKMHDKMGVQVIPLRLLTPYESKLFTLDLLRSMNPNDQQNKKNRGKLVVELTFDPFREENSTSPLISDVEGNISLKRDVPDGGGVLLVSVENAEDVEGKRHTNPYAVVLFRGEKRETKVIRKARDPRWNEEFQFVVDEAPMDEKIHIEIRSRRGRLLPFRTQESLGHVNINLVDVVNNGRINEKYHLINSRNGKLQLEIKWNTV